A segment of the Streptomyces sp. L2 genome:
CCGCACGCCCCCTGGCCGGACCGCGCGCGCACGCCCGCACCCCAGCCGGCCCCCGTCGCGCCCGCGCCGCCCGCCGCCGAGAAGCCCGATGTCGCGGCCGCGGTCGACGAGGTCAAGCGGCTGCTCGGCGAGGGCCGCATCACCCAGGCCGTCGACATCCTCGGCGCGATCCTGCCCGCCGCCGCCGAACAGCACGGCGAGCACTCCCCGGTGGTGCGGACGCTGCGCAAGCAGTACGCGGCCACCCTCATGGACGACGGCCAGTACCGGCGCGCGATGCCCGAACTGCGCCGCCTCGCCGACGAACGCGCCGCCGAGGCGGGCCAGGCCGACCCGCAGTCCCTGCGCTTCCGCTACGAGGCCGCGCAGTGCCTGGAGCAGCTCGGCGAACCCGCGGCGGCGCTCGCCGAGTACCGCGCGCTGCTGCCGTACTACGAGAACCAGTACGTCTCCGGCGACCCGCAGCTCGCCCACGACGTGCGCCGCCGCATCGGGCACCTGCTGCTCGCCGTGGGCGACCGCCCGGCCGCCCACGACACGCTCGTACGGCTCCTGATGGACGTCGAACGGCTGCACGGCCCCGGGCATCCGCTCGTGGCCGACATCCGACGCACCCTGCAATGGCTGGGACAGGTGCGCGGATAGATCTTTTACGTTTCCCTGGCCCAAACTTGTGATCTTCCAGGGGGGATGTTTTCCGAACACGGGAACGGCGCGGGATACGGTGCGCTCCGTTTCAGCCAAGCACGCGCGTGTACCGCCGCGCACAACAGGGGTGGGGTTCTCATGGCCGGCCATCGGCAGTCGAAGAGGCGCAGATACATCACGTGGGGCGTGGCGGGCGCCGCCGTCGTCGCCGGGGCCGGCATCGCCGCGCAGACCTCCATGGCCGCCACGTCCTGGCCCGCGCAGCGGACGTACACCGGGCGCGCCTTCGACACCTGCACCGCCCCCTCCAAGTCCACGATGCAGCACTGGCACACCGGCTACTACGGCGCCGCCGCCGTCTACATAGGCGGCAAGAACCGCGGTTGCGGCCAGCCCAACCTGACCTCCTCCTGGGTGTCCTACGTCAGCCACCTGGGCTGGAAGCTCATCCCGATCTACGTCGGCGCCCAGCCGCCCTGCCAGACCGGCAGCAACCCGGAGAAGATCAGCGCCTCCACCGCCTCCTCCCTCGGCACCAGCGACGCCAAGGACGCGGTGGCCAAGGCCTCCGCCCTGGGGATGAAGGCCGGCAGCGCGATCTACCTCGACATGGAGCCGTACGACATCAAGAACACGTCGTGCAACAACGCCGTGCTCACCTATGTGCGCGCGTTCGACAAGGAGCTGCGCGCCAAGACGTATCGCGCGGGCTACTACGGCTTCACCAGCTCCAGCGCCAAGGCCATCGCCACCGCGAGCAACAAGACGGACCTGCCGGGCAACCTCTGGTACGCGCTGTGGGACAAGACCAACACCACCACCAAGGACTGGCCGTGGGGCGCCACCCAGTTCACCCAGCACAGCCGCGCCCACCAGTACATGGTCAACAGCAAGGAGACCCACGGCGGGGTCACCCTGACCATCGACCGTGACGCCTGGGACGGCCCGGTGGCGATCACCGGCTGACCCGGCGGCCCCGGGGAGCGGCGCGGCGGTGCCCGAAGCCGGTGCGAATCGTTGGTCGGATGGGTTGGCCACAGCCTGCCCACTGCCTACCATCGATCACCGCAAGACTTTGTGCGCCCGCCCGTCGCCCGACCACCACCCCTGGCGGAGGCGCTGGCGCGCCGCACCTGTCATTGCAATCTCCCCCTGGAGGTTTCCTTGCACCGCCCTCGTCGTACCGCGCTCGTCCTCTCCGCCGCGATCGTCGCCGCGGGCCCCCTCCTCACCGCGTGCGGAAACGATGCGCACCCTGGCGCGGCGGCCGTCGTCGGAGGGCAGCGAATCACCGTCTCGCAGCTGCAGGACCGCGTCGACGAGGTGCGGCAGGCGCAGCGCGCGGCGGTGTCGGACCCGGCGCAGTACCAGCAGGTGCTCACCTCCACCAGCAGCCTCACCCGGGACACCCTGCACAACATGGTCCTGGACCGGGTCCTGCACCGCGCCGCCCAGGACGAGGACATCTCCGTGACCCGCAACGAGGTGCAGAAGATGCGCGCCGGCCTGGAGCAGCAGGCCGGGGGAGCCAAGGGCCTGGAGATGGCCTGGCTGCAGAAGTTCGGCATCGCCCCGAGCCGCCTCGACGACAACCTGCGCCTCCAGCTGGAGGCGCAGAAGCTGGCCGCCAAGCTGGGCACGGACACCACCCAGCCCGCCTTCTGGAACGCCCTGTCCCAGGCGTCGAAGGAGCTGCACATCGACCTCAACCCGCGCTACGGCTCGTGGAACGTGCAGAAGAGCGGTCGCGTGGACGCGAAGACACCGTGGGTGCGAGAGGTCACCTCGGCGGGGTCGCAGCAGCAGACGGCGTAGGCGGCGACCAGCCGGTCACATGATCTGTTGATCCCCTCGCCCCTGTGGACAACCCGGGCCGTCCGTCCTCGCGGTGGGTTACGTTCGGATTGTGAACGACATCAGTCCCGCACCCGCCGCCACCACCCCGGCCGACGACCCCGGCCGTGTCGTCCTGCTCACCACCAGCCACCGCGTCGCGCCCGGCCTGCTGTCCTGGCCCGCCTGGCAGGCGCTGCGCGACGCCGACCGCGTGCTGTGCGCGGACGGCGCGCATCCGCAGCTGCCGTACCTGCGCGACGCCGGGATAGCGGTGGAGGGGGCGTCCCCCACCGCGCGGGAGCTGGTCGACGCCTGCGCCGGCGGGCGGACGGTGGCCGTCGTGGCGACCGGCGAGGGCGAGCCGGCCCTCACCGACGGGCTGGCCCGGCTGGCCGGCTCCGGCCGCGTGCGGATGCCCGAGCTGGAGCTGCTGCCCGCCTCCTACGACCTGCCCGGCGCCCGGCTCCTCGACCTCGTCCAGGTCATGGACCGCATCCGCGCCGAGTGCCCCTGGTCGTCCCGGCAGACCCACCTCGGCCTGGCGAAGTACGGCATCGAGGAGGCGTACGAACTCGTCGAGGCGATCGAGGCCGGCGATCGCGACGAACTCCGCGAGGAGCTGGGTGACGTCCTCCTCCAGGTCGTCTTCCACTCCCGGATCGCCGAGGAGGACCCCGACGCGCCGTTCTCGATCGACGACGTGGCCGGCGGCATCGTCGCCAAGCTGATCCACCGCCACCCGCACGTCTTCGGGGAGGAGACGGCCGAGACGCCCGAGGAGGTCAAGGCGCACTGGCTGCGCACCAAGGCCGAGGAGAAGCGCCGCACCTCGGTGACGGAGGGCGTGCCGCTCGGCCAGCCCGGCCTCGCCCTCACCGCCAAACTGGCCTCCCGCGCCCGCACGGCGCACCTGGACGTGCCGCTCCCCCAGGGGGAGGGCATCGGCTACGAACTGCTGGCCCTGGCGGCCCGCGCCGAGGCCGAGGGCGTCGACCCGGAGGCGGCCCTGCGGGCGGCGGCCCGGGTGTACCGGGACGCGATACGGGCCGCCGAAGGCGGAGGGGCCGAGGGGCCGAAGTGCAGGGACTGACGGAGGGTCCGCGGGTAGGCTGAATCGCACCGCTGGGTGTTCTGCGTGGGGGGTGCATGAACCAGGAGCTGGACTGGCTGGTCGACACGATCCTGAAGTTACCTGTCCCGGAACGTCGATCACTCATCTGGGGATACTCGAACCGGGACTCGATCCGCGCCCATCTCCGCAGCCTCCAGGCAGACGATCCCGCCGTCTTCCAGGACATCCGGAGCCGGGCGATGCGGGCCGGTGCGGCGGCCCGTCCGTCGTCCGGCCCCACAGCGCCCCCGGCCCCCTCGCCGGGGACCACGGCCAGGGCGAAGGACGACCCTGCCGGTGCCCCGGGCAGGCGAGCGAGGCGCACCCCTTCCCCGGCCGCCCCGCAGCCGAGCCCGGCCCCTCCCCAGGGCGACCACGTCGACTTCCGGCACGGCACGTTCTACGGCCCCGTCTCGGGGGCGGAGCACCACTACTACAACGGCGGCGAACGCCCCGCCCGCTCCGACCCCGCCGGCTGGCCCACGCTCGCCGACGCCGACCCGATCGCGCTGGGCGTGCGGCGGACCCGGCGGTTCGACGGGGAGAGCCGGCTGCCGCCGTACGTCGCGCGGGAGGCCGACGCCGGGCTCGCCGAGCGCGTCCGGGCCGGCGGGCCGGTCGTGGTCACCGGTGAACCGCTCGCCGGCAAGAGCCGCACGGCATGGGAGGCGCTGCGGGCCGTACTGCCGCCCACGGCCCGGGTGTACGCGCCCTCGCCCGGCGCGGACCTGAGCGGACTGCCCGACGCCGTGCGGGGACGCCCGGGCCGGTACGCCCTCTGGCTGGACGAACTGGACGGTTATCTCGGCGAACACGGCCTGGACGCGGGCCTGCTCGCCCAACTGGCCGCGCTCCGGGTGCCCGTGGTGGCGACGATGAGCGACGAGGCGTACGACAAACACCGCTTCGGCGGGGGGCGCGCCTCGAAGGCGCTCGGCGGGGTCCCCACCGTGGACCTGCCCCGCCACTGGACCGGGACGGAGCTGACCGCGCTCGCCGGAGCCGGCGACCCGCGACTGCGCGACGCCCTGGAGCGGCGCGGCGACTGCGGGGTCACCGAGTACCTGGCGGTCGCACCGGAGTTGTGGGACGTCTGGCGGCGCGCGGACCGGGCGCACCGCGCGGGCGGCCACCCGCTGGGACACCTCCTCGTGCGGGCCGCCGTCGACGCGGCCCGCTGCGGGATATCCGGGCCCGTTCCGGAGGGAATGATCAGCGAGATACTGGAGGCCTACGAGACCGAGGGGTCCGAGCCGGACTGGGAGTCGGACGACGAGGCGCTCGCCTGGGCCACGGAGAAGCGCCACGGGGTGGCGGCGCTGCTGGAGAAGCACGAGGACGAGAGCATGTCCGCGTTCGGGTCGCTGATCGCGGACACGGAGGCCGCCCCCGGACCGCCGGAGATACCCGTACCGGTGTGGCTCGTGGTGACCGAGCACGCCGTCCCGGAGGACGACGAGCCGTTCCCGGCGGCCGTGTCGAGGGCGATGCGCGCGTACTACACGCCCCGCGCCGAGGCGGGGGACGGTGAAGCCATGGCGATGCTCGGAGCGCTCGCCCGGAATGAGAACGACCGGGCCGGAGCCCTCCACTGGCTGCGGATGGCGGCCGGAAGCGAGATACGCGACGCGCAGATGGCCTGCGTCGTGCTGTGCGGCCTCGGCGAGCTCCTGGTCGAGGCCGGTGAGCACGACGAGGCCGCCCGGCATCTGCGCCGAGCGGCCGAGTGGGGCGACGCCGACGCCGCGTACGACTTGAGCCGCCTGATGCGCGACCGGGCCGACCACTGGCTACGGCAGGCCGCCGACGCCGGGCACACCACGGCGAAGGCGGAGCTGGCAGGGGGCGCCGAGCCCGACGGGTCCGAAGCGCCCGACTCCACCCATGTCGATACCGTCTAGGAGTGACCCACCAGCCCCACCAGCCCCACCAGCCCCACCAGCCCCACCCCCCGGCCCCCGGCGGCCCCGCCCCCGACCTCTTCACCTGGGAGTTCGCCACCGACCCCTACCCGGCCTACGCCTGGCTGCGCGAGCACGCCCCCGTGCACCGCACCCGGCTGCCCAGCGGCGTGGAGGCCTGGCTGGTCACGCGGTACGCCGACGCCAAGCAGGCCCTCGCCGACCAGCGGCTGAGCAAGAACCCGGCGCACCACGACGAACCCGCGCACGCCAAGGGCAAGACCGGCATCCCGGGGGAGCGCAAGGCCGAGCTGATGACGCATCTGCTGAACATCGACCCGCCGGACCACACCCGGCTCAGGCGGCTGGTCAGCAAGGCGTTCACCCCGCGCCGGGTCGCCGAGTTCGCGCCGCGCGTGCAGGAGCTGACCGACCGGCTCATCGACGGGTTCGCCGCGACGGGCTCCGCCGACCTCATCCACGAGTTCGCGTTCCCCCTCCCCATCTACGCCATCTGCGACCTGCTCGGCGTCCCGCGCGAGGACCAGGACGACTTCCGCGACTGGGCCGGCATGATGATCCGGCACGGCGGAGGACCCCGCGGCGGCGTCGCGCGGTCGGTGAAGAAGATGCGCGGCTACCTCGCCGAGCTGATCCACAAGAAGCGCGAGGCGCTGCCCGCCGAACCCGCCCCGGGCGAGGACCTGATCTCCGGCCTCATCCGCGCCTCCGACCACGGCGAGCACCTCACCGAGAACGAGGCCGCCGCCATGGCCTTCATCCTCCTCTTCGCCGGCTTCGAGACCACCGTCAACCTCATCGGCAACGGCACCTACGCCCTGCTCACCCACCCCGGACAGCGCCGGCGGCTCCAGGACTCCCTGGCCCGTGGCGAATCGGGACTGCTGGAGACCGGCATCGAGGAACTCCTGCGCTACGACGGCCCCGTGGAGCTGGCGACCTGGCGGTTCGCGACCCGGCCGCTCAGCATCGGCGGGGAGGACATCGCCGCCGGCGACCCGGTCCTCGTCGTGCTGGCCGCCGCCGACCGGGACCCGGAGCGGTTCGCCGACCCGGACGTCCTCGACCTCTCCCGTGCCGACAACCAGCACCTCGGCTACGGCCACGGCATCCACTACTGTCTCGGCGCCCCGCTCGCCCGGCTGGAGGGCCGGGCCGCGCTCGCCACCCTCCTCACCCGCCTCCCCGACCTGCGGCTCGCCGCCGATCCGGCCGAGTTGCGCTGGCGCGGCGGGCTCATCATGCGCGGACTGCGCACGCTGCCCGTGGAGTTCACGTCGGCCTCGTGAACTCGGGGGCACGACACCGCCGTAGCGCAAACATGACGCGCGCTCACCTCTGTGATCTTCACGTGATCTGCGCGGCATTAACTTGTGACAAGTGATCGTATGCCGATACGTTCACCCCTCAGCGTGGCGCCCCAGCTTCACCGCCGCGCCGCTCCTGTTGTCACCCGAAAGGCTCCCGCATGCTCTCCGGGAACGGTCGTCACCGTCGCCCCCGTCAGGCTCCGGCCATCCTCGTCGCGGCAGGAGTGACCGGCTCCGCCCTCGCCCTCCCGCTGCTCGGCGCCGCGAGCGCCCACGCGGCGGACGGCACCACGTGGGACAAGGTGGCCGAGTGCGAGAGCGGCGGTTCCTGGAGCGCGAACCCGGGCAACGGCTACTACGGCGGGCTGCAGATGTCCCAGGAGGACTGGGACAAGTACGGCGGCGACCAGTACGCCTCCAGCCCCGACCTGGCCAGCCGCTCGCAGCAGATCGCCGTCGCCGAGAAGATCCTCGACGACCAGGGCACCACTCCCTGGGCCACCTGCGCCCTGCTCTCCGGGCTGACCTCCGACTCCGGTTCGGTGACCGTGGACCCGGGGAGCGGCGGCTCCGGCGGCTCCGCCGACGCGGGCGACTCGTCCGGAACAACCGGTTCCGGTGATTCAGCCGGTACCTCCGATTCATCCGGCCTGCCGGATTCGCCGTCCTCGTCCGACTCCGGCTCCCCGGCCACCCCCGGCTCGGGCACGGGCACGGGCTCGGACGCCGGCTCCGGAACGGGCTCCTCCACCACGCCGTCCCCCGACGCGGGCAAGGACTCGGGGACGGGCTCGGACGCCGACTCCGGCTCCGGTACGCCGTCCGCGTCCGACGGGGCCGGCGGGAGCGACGGCGACAACGGCGGGACCAACACCCCGAAGTCCGACAAGTCGGCATCGTCCGACCCGGGGACGTCGCAGGGTGATGACAGTGCGTCCACCGCCACGCCTGGAAGCGGCGACTCGGACAATTCATGGCAGAGTGGCAGCTCTTGGAGCCTGGTCGACACCGGCGCGCTCAGCAGTGGTGGACGTCACCGCGGGGACAGTGCGGACGAAAGCGTGACAAACGGTCAGGATGACGCCTCGTCCGGCCGGCACGCCTCCCGTGACGCGAGCACCTACACCGTCCGCGAAGGGGACACGCTCGCCTCCATCGCCGACTCCCTTGACGTCGACGGCGGATGGCACGCTCTCTACGCGACCAATAAGAAGGCGATCGGAACCGACCCGAACCACATCGCCCCCGGTCAGACCCTGCGAGTCGGGGCGTAAGCGGACGCGGGGCAGGGGCAGTTGGCGCCCCGCTTCGCCCGGTGATGTCCGTTTTGGTGAAAGTGTGGGATGAGTCTCAGAAGCCCTGATCGTCTTTGAAATTCCCCGGATCGCGTGTCTACGGTCAGGACCGCTCGTCACCACGAGCCCCGGCAGTCGCAACGCCGAATCCTGCCAGCGGTTGCCCGGGAACAGTCGTCGCGTCATGCGCCGCAGGCAGGAGCGGGGGACCCAAGGTAAGTGCCGGGCCCAGCAGTTGAGCTGGGACCGGCTGGGGGTGAAGCCGCACGCCGCGAAAGCGGGCGTGCGGCCGGGCAACTCAACCGGCCCGAACCCGACAGCTCACCTCGCAGGCGTCGGTGAGGGGATCGATCCATGCTGTTCTCCAGCAAGGGCAAGCACCGTCGTCCGTC
Coding sequences within it:
- a CDS encoding glycoside hydrolase domain-containing protein → MAGHRQSKRRRYITWGVAGAAVVAGAGIAAQTSMAATSWPAQRTYTGRAFDTCTAPSKSTMQHWHTGYYGAAAVYIGGKNRGCGQPNLTSSWVSYVSHLGWKLIPIYVGAQPPCQTGSNPEKISASTASSLGTSDAKDAVAKASALGMKAGSAIYLDMEPYDIKNTSCNNAVLTYVRAFDKELRAKTYRAGYYGFTSSSAKAIATASNKTDLPGNLWYALWDKTNTTTKDWPWGATQFTQHSRAHQYMVNSKETHGGVTLTIDRDAWDGPVAITG
- a CDS encoding SurA N-terminal domain-containing protein, with the protein product MHRPRRTALVLSAAIVAAGPLLTACGNDAHPGAAAVVGGQRITVSQLQDRVDEVRQAQRAAVSDPAQYQQVLTSTSSLTRDTLHNMVLDRVLHRAAQDEDISVTRNEVQKMRAGLEQQAGGAKGLEMAWLQKFGIAPSRLDDNLRLQLEAQKLAAKLGTDTTQPAFWNALSQASKELHIDLNPRYGSWNVQKSGRVDAKTPWVREVTSAGSQQQTA
- a CDS encoding nucleoside triphosphate pyrophosphohydrolase; translated protein: MSPAPAATTPADDPGRVVLLTTSHRVAPGLLSWPAWQALRDADRVLCADGAHPQLPYLRDAGIAVEGASPTARELVDACAGGRTVAVVATGEGEPALTDGLARLAGSGRVRMPELELLPASYDLPGARLLDLVQVMDRIRAECPWSSRQTHLGLAKYGIEEAYELVEAIEAGDRDELREELGDVLLQVVFHSRIAEEDPDAPFSIDDVAGGIVAKLIHRHPHVFGEETAETPEEVKAHWLRTKAEEKRRTSVTEGVPLGQPGLALTAKLASRARTAHLDVPLPQGEGIGYELLALAARAEAEGVDPEAALRAAARVYRDAIRAAEGGGAEGPKCRD
- a CDS encoding sel1 repeat family protein — encoded protein: MNQELDWLVDTILKLPVPERRSLIWGYSNRDSIRAHLRSLQADDPAVFQDIRSRAMRAGAAARPSSGPTAPPAPSPGTTARAKDDPAGAPGRRARRTPSPAAPQPSPAPPQGDHVDFRHGTFYGPVSGAEHHYYNGGERPARSDPAGWPTLADADPIALGVRRTRRFDGESRLPPYVAREADAGLAERVRAGGPVVVTGEPLAGKSRTAWEALRAVLPPTARVYAPSPGADLSGLPDAVRGRPGRYALWLDELDGYLGEHGLDAGLLAQLAALRVPVVATMSDEAYDKHRFGGGRASKALGGVPTVDLPRHWTGTELTALAGAGDPRLRDALERRGDCGVTEYLAVAPELWDVWRRADRAHRAGGHPLGHLLVRAAVDAARCGISGPVPEGMISEILEAYETEGSEPDWESDDEALAWATEKRHGVAALLEKHEDESMSAFGSLIADTEAAPGPPEIPVPVWLVVTEHAVPEDDEPFPAAVSRAMRAYYTPRAEAGDGEAMAMLGALARNENDRAGALHWLRMAAGSEIRDAQMACVVLCGLGELLVEAGEHDEAARHLRRAAEWGDADAAYDLSRLMRDRADHWLRQAADAGHTTAKAELAGGAEPDGSEAPDSTHVDTV
- a CDS encoding cytochrome P450, which translates into the protein MTHQPHQPHQPHQPHPPAPGGPAPDLFTWEFATDPYPAYAWLREHAPVHRTRLPSGVEAWLVTRYADAKQALADQRLSKNPAHHDEPAHAKGKTGIPGERKAELMTHLLNIDPPDHTRLRRLVSKAFTPRRVAEFAPRVQELTDRLIDGFAATGSADLIHEFAFPLPIYAICDLLGVPREDQDDFRDWAGMMIRHGGGPRGGVARSVKKMRGYLAELIHKKREALPAEPAPGEDLISGLIRASDHGEHLTENEAAAMAFILLFAGFETTVNLIGNGTYALLTHPGQRRRLQDSLARGESGLLETGIEELLRYDGPVELATWRFATRPLSIGGEDIAAGDPVLVVLAAADRDPERFADPDVLDLSRADNQHLGYGHGIHYCLGAPLARLEGRAALATLLTRLPDLRLAADPAELRWRGGLIMRGLRTLPVEFTSAS
- a CDS encoding transglycosylase family protein, which translates into the protein MLSGNGRHRRPRQAPAILVAAGVTGSALALPLLGAASAHAADGTTWDKVAECESGGSWSANPGNGYYGGLQMSQEDWDKYGGDQYASSPDLASRSQQIAVAEKILDDQGTTPWATCALLSGLTSDSGSVTVDPGSGGSGGSADAGDSSGTTGSGDSAGTSDSSGLPDSPSSSDSGSPATPGSGTGTGSDAGSGTGSSTTPSPDAGKDSGTGSDADSGSGTPSASDGAGGSDGDNGGTNTPKSDKSASSDPGTSQGDDSASTATPGSGDSDNSWQSGSSWSLVDTGALSSGGRHRGDSADESVTNGQDDASSGRHASRDASTYTVREGDTLASIADSLDVDGGWHALYATNKKAIGTDPNHIAPGQTLRVGA